The following are encoded together in the Roseobacter denitrificans OCh 114 genome:
- a CDS encoding flavin reductase family protein: protein MSAAHAFEPSPDHSRDLRTAFGCFGTGVTVICAQTPDGPVGMTANSFSAISLDPPLVLWAPSSSSKRHAAFVSAEHFCVHILAADQLSMARHFASNGTDFDAFDWYKGPLGAPTLRGCIAEFHCDTDAIHPAGDHSLILGLVRRVVHRANGKNGLLFDQSRFGQFSPTGPADQ from the coding sequence GTGAGCGCGGCCCATGCTTTCGAGCCGAGCCCGGATCATAGCCGTGACCTGCGCACCGCATTCGGGTGTTTTGGAACCGGGGTGACCGTGATCTGCGCCCAGACGCCCGATGGACCGGTGGGGATGACGGCCAACTCGTTTTCCGCCATATCGCTTGACCCGCCGCTTGTGCTTTGGGCACCGTCCAGCAGTTCGAAACGGCATGCGGCCTTTGTGAGCGCTGAACACTTCTGCGTTCACATCCTCGCAGCGGATCAACTCAGCATGGCGCGCCATTTCGCCAGTAACGGCACGGATTTTGACGCCTTTGATTGGTATAAGGGGCCTTTAGGCGCCCCTACGCTGCGCGGATGCATTGCGGAGTTTCATTGCGACACGGATGCGATCCACCCGGCCGGCGATCACTCCCTGATCCTTGGGCTTGTGCGCCGCGTTGTACACCGCGCCAATGGCAAGAACGGTCTGTTGTTTGATCAGAGCCGTTTTGGACAGTTTTCGCCCACCGGACCTGCCGATCAATAA
- the acs gene encoding acetate--CoA ligase produces MSDTKNTPKSYPPSADMVANAHVTLSQYASLYSESVSDSEGFWRREGGRVDWIKPFTKVRDVNFDLGSVSINWYGDGTLNVAANCVDRHLATRADQTAIIWEPDDPKDAAKHITYKQLHVSVCKMANVLESLGVRRGDRVVIYLPMIPEAAYAMLACARIGAIHSIVFAGFSPDALAARINGSDAKVVITADHAPRGGRATALKANTDAALLHCKDSVKCLVVKRTGGQTTWIDGRDFDCGEMMLEASDVSHPAEMNAEDPLFILYTSGSTGQPKGVVHTSGGYLTYAAMTHEIVFDYHDGDVFWCTADVGWVTGHSYIVYGPLANGATTIMFEGVPTYPDASRFWQVCEKHKVNQFYTAPTAIRALMGQGKEFVEKCDLSDLKVLGTVGEPINPEAWNWYNDVVGKGKCPIVDTWWQTETGGHLMTPLPGAHTMKPGSAMKPFFGIKPMVLEPASGEVLEGNDVEGVLVIADSWPGQMRTIWGDHERFEKTYFSDYKGYYFTGDGCKRDADGDYWITGRVDDVINVSGHRMGTAEVESALVAHAKVAEAAVVGYPHDIKGQGIYCYVTLMNGEEPSDELYQELRKWVRAEIGPIASPDLIQWAPGLPKTRSGKIMRRILRKIAEDDFATLGDTSTLADPTVVDDLIKNRMNKQDA; encoded by the coding sequence ATGTCCGACACGAAAAACACCCCGAAATCCTATCCGCCATCCGCTGACATGGTGGCAAATGCCCACGTCACCTTATCGCAATACGCGTCTCTTTATTCGGAGTCTGTTTCGGATTCTGAGGGGTTTTGGCGGCGTGAGGGGGGGCGGGTTGACTGGATCAAGCCGTTCACCAAGGTCAGGGATGTGAACTTCGATCTCGGCTCTGTGTCGATCAACTGGTACGGCGATGGGACGTTGAATGTGGCGGCCAATTGCGTCGATCGCCATCTGGCCACGCGCGCCGATCAGACCGCGATCATCTGGGAGCCGGATGACCCCAAGGATGCCGCCAAACATATCACCTACAAGCAATTGCATGTTTCGGTCTGCAAGATGGCCAATGTGCTGGAAAGCCTTGGCGTGCGGCGCGGCGACCGGGTGGTGATCTACCTGCCGATGATCCCCGAGGCGGCCTATGCGATGCTGGCCTGTGCGCGCATCGGCGCGATCCACTCCATCGTCTTTGCCGGGTTCTCGCCCGATGCACTTGCCGCGCGGATCAATGGCAGTGACGCCAAAGTCGTCATCACCGCCGATCACGCCCCGCGCGGCGGGCGCGCCACAGCGCTCAAGGCCAATACGGATGCGGCCCTGCTGCACTGCAAGGACAGCGTGAAGTGCCTCGTCGTCAAGCGCACAGGCGGGCAGACCACCTGGATCGACGGGCGCGATTTTGACTGCGGCGAGATGATGCTGGAGGCCTCCGATGTCTCCCACCCCGCCGAGATGAACGCCGAAGACCCGCTGTTCATCCTCTATACCTCCGGCTCCACCGGGCAGCCCAAGGGCGTCGTGCACACCTCGGGCGGCTATCTCACCTATGCCGCGATGACCCATGAGATCGTGTTTGATTACCACGATGGCGATGTGTTCTGGTGCACCGCCGATGTGGGCTGGGTGACGGGCCACAGCTATATCGTCTACGGGCCGCTGGCCAATGGCGCGACCACCATCATGTTCGAGGGCGTGCCGACCTACCCCGATGCCAGCCGCTTCTGGCAGGTCTGCGAAAAGCACAAAGTCAACCAGTTCTACACCGCCCCCACCGCCATCCGCGCGCTGATGGGACAGGGCAAGGAGTTCGTCGAAAAATGCGATCTGAGTGATCTCAAGGTGCTGGGCACCGTGGGCGAGCCGATCAACCCCGAGGCCTGGAACTGGTACAATGACGTGGTGGGCAAGGGCAAATGCCCCATCGTCGACACCTGGTGGCAGACCGAAACAGGCGGGCATCTGATGACCCCTCTGCCCGGCGCGCATACCATGAAACCGGGCTCGGCGATGAAGCCTTTCTTTGGCATCAAGCCGATGGTGCTGGAGCCTGCGTCAGGCGAGGTGCTGGAGGGCAACGACGTCGAGGGCGTGCTGGTCATCGCCGACAGCTGGCCCGGCCAGATGCGCACCATCTGGGGCGATCACGAACGCTTCGAAAAGACCTACTTCTCTGATTACAAAGGCTATTACTTCACCGGAGATGGCTGCAAGCGCGACGCGGACGGCGATTACTGGATCACGGGACGGGTCGATGACGTGATCAACGTCTCGGGCCACCGCATGGGCACCGCAGAGGTCGAAAGCGCGCTGGTCGCCCACGCCAAAGTCGCCGAAGCCGCCGTTGTCGGATACCCGCATGACATCAAGGGACAGGGCATCTACTGCTACGTCACGCTGATGAACGGCGAAGAGCCCAGCGATGAGCTCTATCAGGAATTGCGCAAATGGGTCCGCGCAGAAATCGGCCCCATCGCATCCCCAGACCTCATCCAATGGGCCCCCGGCCTGCCCAAAACACGCTCCGGCAAAATCATGCGCCGCATCCTGCGCAAAATCGCCGAAGACGACTTCGCAACCCTCGGAGACACCTCAACACTCGCAGACCCAACCGTCGTAGATGACCTCATCAAAAACAGAATGAACAAACAGGACGCTTGA
- the dctP gene encoding TRAP transporter substrate-binding protein DctP has protein sequence MNKYLSGAAVAAISFAFVSEAAATEWNVSVWGKRRAFTEHVEKLAELVSEKTGGEFTMNVSYGGLSKNRENLDGISIGAFEMAQFCAGYHPDKNRVITVLELPFLGVENLEQEVAVANAVYAHPAATEEMAQWNAKLLMTSPMPQYNIVGTGEPRDELAEFEGMRVRATGGLGEAFKTVGAVPTSVTATEAYQAMQGGVVDTVAFAQHAHLSFGTINQADWWTANLNPGTVNCPVVVNIDAYESLSDTHREALDSSVDEAIDYYLANYAKLLERWDSVLAEKGVQKVEIAPEVIEAFQAKAGKPNHEAWIADMEAQGLPGQELYDLVVSTLAEAKGGS, from the coding sequence ATGAATAAATACCTCAGTGGGGCGGCCGTTGCCGCCATCAGTTTTGCATTCGTGTCCGAGGCCGCGGCCACGGAATGGAACGTGTCGGTTTGGGGCAAACGCCGTGCCTTTACCGAACATGTTGAAAAACTTGCCGAGCTCGTGTCGGAAAAGACCGGTGGTGAATTCACCATGAATGTCAGCTACGGCGGCTTGTCGAAGAACCGCGAAAACCTTGACGGGATCTCGATCGGGGCGTTTGAAATGGCGCAGTTCTGTGCGGGCTATCATCCGGACAAAAACCGGGTGATCACGGTGCTTGAGTTGCCCTTCCTCGGTGTTGAAAACCTTGAGCAGGAGGTCGCGGTAGCCAACGCGGTCTACGCACACCCGGCGGCAACCGAAGAGATGGCGCAGTGGAATGCCAAGCTGCTGATGACCTCGCCCATGCCGCAGTATAACATCGTCGGCACGGGCGAGCCGCGCGACGAGCTTGCGGAGTTCGAAGGCATGCGGGTGCGCGCCACAGGTGGTCTGGGTGAAGCGTTCAAGACGGTTGGTGCGGTGCCGACATCCGTGACGGCAACCGAGGCTTATCAGGCCATGCAGGGCGGCGTGGTGGACACGGTCGCTTTTGCCCAGCACGCGCATCTGAGCTTTGGCACGATCAATCAGGCGGATTGGTGGACGGCGAACCTCAACCCCGGCACGGTGAACTGCCCGGTGGTTGTGAACATCGACGCCTATGAATCGCTGTCGGACACGCATCGTGAAGCGCTGGATTCCTCTGTTGACGAGGCCATCGACTATTACCTCGCAAATTACGCCAAACTTCTGGAGCGCTGGGATTCCGTGCTGGCGGAAAAAGGCGTGCAGAAGGTTGAGATCGCGCCAGAGGTGATCGAGGCGTTTCAGGCCAAGGCAGGCAAACCGAACCATGAAGCATGGATCGCTGACATGGAAGCGCAGGGCCTGCCGGGACAAGAGCTCTATGATCTGGTGGTAAGCACCTTGGCCGAAGCCAAGGGCGGCAGCTAA
- a CDS encoding TRAP transporter small permease subunit: MAGSAAVLEDSSLLSRLDRALLPLERFCALLSGLAIFSLMFLAVYSVTGRKFFGSPMAGYVDYIEAMMPIIAIMGIAYVQRDGTHVRMDMLVGALRGRLLWLFELISVLLILVLIVALTWGAWNHFDRSFDCARPLCSRDSSIDVGIPLWPSKLVVPIAFGVLVLRLLLQTWGYGRALVLGLENPVAVPLNLTIAEQARIEAEALEGAD; encoded by the coding sequence ATGGCAGGTTCCGCTGCGGTGCTCGAAGATTCCAGTCTGCTGAGCCGATTGGACCGCGCACTTTTACCACTTGAACGCTTTTGCGCCTTGCTGAGTGGTCTTGCCATTTTCTCGCTGATGTTTCTTGCCGTCTATTCGGTGACCGGGCGCAAGTTCTTTGGCTCACCGATGGCCGGATATGTGGATTATATCGAGGCCATGATGCCCATCATTGCGATCATGGGTATCGCTTATGTGCAGCGGGACGGCACCCATGTGCGCATGGATATGCTGGTGGGCGCGCTGAGGGGGCGTTTGCTCTGGCTCTTTGAGTTGATTTCGGTCTTGTTGATCCTCGTTTTGATTGTCGCCCTGACCTGGGGGGCGTGGAACCATTTCGACCGCTCCTTTGATTGCGCGCGCCCGCTGTGCAGCCGGGACAGTTCGATTGATGTGGGCATTCCGCTCTGGCCATCCAAACTGGTTGTGCCCATCGCCTTTGGGGTGCTGGTGCTGCGTCTACTGCTGCAAACATGGGGCTACGGGCGTGCTTTGGTGCTGGGGCTTGAAAACCCCGTTGCGGTCCCGCTGAACCTGACCATTGCCGAGCAGGCCCGCATTGAGGCCGAAGCGCTGGAAGGGGCCGACTGA
- a CDS encoding TRAP transporter large permease — translation MEPIDIGLWVSGGLLVFVILGMRVAFAAGLAGFVGLVWLRWNGFDYDPERFWKAVEISVKIAGLTPHSKVSAQVLSLIPVFIMIGYLAYHAKLTTALFTACKRWIAWVPGGLAVSTVFATAGFAAVSGASVATAAVFARIAIPEMLKIGYNKQFAAGVVAAGGTLASLIPPSAILVIYAIIVEQDVGMLLLAGFIPGMFSALVYATLIIGIAVIFKSVGPPVSGFTWRERFESLPPALPIVAVVVIIVFFVYNPFGDAWGTPTEGGAIGAFIIFLMALYRGMRWSQLKTALLDTAKLTVMIFSIIWGVLIYVRFLGFAELPEAFAGWITGLDMSPMLILVCILLAYAILGMFMDAIGMLLLTLPVVYPAVMALNGGEYVTAADSAFGMSGPMCAIWFGILVVKMAEFCLITPPIGLNCFVVAGVRDDLNVQDVFKGVTPFFLADAVTIALLVAFPAIVLFLPSLAG, via the coding sequence ATGGAGCCAATCGACATCGGGTTGTGGGTCAGCGGAGGGCTGCTGGTCTTTGTGATCCTTGGCATGCGCGTGGCCTTTGCGGCGGGTCTGGCCGGGTTCGTTGGGCTGGTCTGGCTGCGCTGGAACGGCTTTGATTATGATCCTGAACGGTTCTGGAAGGCGGTCGAGATCAGCGTCAAGATCGCGGGCCTCACGCCGCATTCCAAAGTGTCCGCACAGGTGCTGAGCCTGATCCCCGTGTTCATCATGATCGGCTATCTGGCCTATCATGCCAAACTGACCACGGCGCTGTTTACCGCCTGCAAACGCTGGATCGCATGGGTGCCCGGTGGGCTTGCGGTGTCAACGGTATTCGCCACCGCCGGCTTTGCGGCTGTGTCAGGCGCATCGGTGGCGACGGCGGCGGTCTTTGCCCGCATTGCCATCCCCGAAATGCTGAAGATCGGGTACAACAAACAATTTGCAGCCGGTGTTGTGGCCGCCGGTGGCACGCTGGCCTCGCTGATCCCGCCATCGGCGATTCTGGTGATCTATGCCATCATCGTGGAACAGGACGTGGGCATGTTGCTGCTCGCGGGGTTTATCCCCGGTATGTTCTCCGCGCTGGTCTATGCAACGCTGATCATCGGTATCGCGGTCATTTTCAAATCCGTCGGGCCGCCGGTCAGCGGGTTTACCTGGCGCGAACGGTTTGAATCGCTGCCGCCCGCCTTGCCCATTGTGGCGGTGGTCGTGATCATCGTGTTTTTTGTCTACAACCCTTTCGGAGATGCCTGGGGCACCCCGACCGAAGGGGGGGCCATCGGCGCTTTCATCATCTTCCTGATGGCCCTTTACCGGGGCATGCGCTGGTCGCAGCTTAAAACCGCCTTGCTGGATACCGCGAAACTCACCGTGATGATCTTTTCGATCATCTGGGGAGTGTTGATCTACGTCCGCTTTCTCGGCTTTGCCGAACTGCCCGAAGCCTTTGCGGGCTGGATCACCGGTCTGGATATGTCGCCCATGCTGATCCTTGTGTGCATCCTGTTGGCCTATGCCATCCTCGGCATGTTCATGGATGCGATCGGCATGCTGCTGTTGACGCTGCCGGTGGTGTACCCGGCGGTTATGGCGCTGAATGGTGGTGAATACGTGACCGCTGCGGACAGTGCTTTCGGGATGTCCGGGCCCATGTGTGCGATCTGGTTCGGCATTCTGGTGGTCAAGATGGCGGAGTTCTGTCTGATCACGCCGCCCATCGGTCTGAACTGTTTCGTGGTTGCCGGGGTGCGCGATGATCTGAATGTGCAGGATGTGTTCAAGGGTGTGACGCCGTTCTTTCTGGCCGATGCTGTCACCATCGCGCTGTTGGTCGCCTTTCCCGCTATCGTGCTGTTTTTGCCGTCGCTGGCGGGCTAG
- the pobA gene encoding 4-hydroxybenzoate 3-monooxygenase, translating into MRTQVVIIGGGPSGLLLAQLLHTCGIDSIVLERRTRAHVLARIRAGVLETGLIDLLEQAGAGARVRQDGMPHEGTWISYGDEAFRIDFAKHTGKSVMVYGQTEVTRDLYAARDRTGGQTEFEVEDVRIEGADSDAPAVSYLQTGQRKRIACDFIAGCDGFHGVSRTSIPEAKRRYYEKTYPFGWLGILSETPPVNDELIYANSDRGFALCSMRTPSLSRYYIQCEAGDHTDNWSDDAFWAELKRRLPAEQAANLITGPSIEKSIAPLRSFVCEPMQWGRLFLCGDAAHIVPPTGAKGLNTAASDVHYLFSALSRWYQNNDADAVAQYSQHALARVWKAERFSWWFSKLMHRFPHHSGFDLRMQRAEIEFLRSNQAAQQAMAENYVGLPYDD; encoded by the coding sequence ATGCGCACACAGGTGGTGATCATCGGCGGCGGGCCCTCCGGCCTGTTACTGGCGCAGCTGCTGCACACATGCGGCATCGACAGTATTGTGCTGGAACGCCGCACGCGCGCGCATGTGCTTGCCCGGATCCGCGCGGGCGTGCTGGAAACCGGGTTGATCGACCTTTTGGAACAGGCAGGGGCCGGGGCGCGCGTGCGGCAGGATGGCATGCCGCATGAGGGCACATGGATCAGCTACGGGGACGAAGCCTTTCGCATTGATTTCGCCAAACACACGGGCAAATCCGTCATGGTATACGGACAAACCGAAGTGACCCGCGATCTTTACGCCGCGCGCGACCGCACCGGCGGGCAGACTGAATTTGAGGTCGAGGACGTCCGGATCGAGGGGGCCGACAGCGATGCACCGGCAGTCAGCTATCTGCAAACGGGCCAGCGCAAACGCATTGCCTGCGATTTCATTGCCGGATGTGACGGGTTTCACGGGGTCAGCCGCACCAGCATCCCTGAGGCCAAACGACGCTACTATGAAAAGACCTACCCCTTCGGCTGGCTGGGCATTCTGAGCGAAACGCCCCCGGTAAACGATGAGCTGATCTATGCCAATTCTGATCGTGGCTTTGCCCTGTGTTCCATGCGCACCCCGTCCCTGTCGCGGTACTATATCCAGTGTGAGGCAGGCGATCACACCGACAACTGGAGCGATGACGCCTTTTGGGCGGAACTGAAACGGCGGCTCCCGGCGGAACAGGCCGCCAATCTGATCACCGGCCCGTCGATTGAAAAATCCATTGCGCCGCTGCGGTCATTCGTCTGCGAGCCGATGCAATGGGGCCGGTTGTTTCTATGTGGCGATGCCGCCCATATCGTGCCGCCCACGGGTGCCAAGGGGCTGAACACGGCGGCGTCGGATGTGCATTACCTCTTTTCGGCGCTATCCCGCTGGTATCAGAACAATGATGCGGATGCGGTGGCGCAGTATTCGCAACATGCGCTGGCGCGGGTCTGGAAGGCCGAACGGTTCAGCTGGTGGTTTTCAAAACTCATGCACCGGTTCCCACATCACTCGGGCTTTGATTTGCGGATGCAGCGCGCCGAGATCGAATTTCTGCGCAGCAATCAAGCCGCACAGCAGGCCATGGCAGAAAACTACGTGGGCCTGCCCTACGACGACTAA
- a CDS encoding aspartate aminotransferase family protein codes for MEMRPNSIEARDVAYHLHGYTNPRAHEEQGPMVIERGEGVYVFDNQGKRYIEGMAGLWSVAVGFNESRLVDAAQNQMRALPYYHSFSHKSHGPAIDLAERLIDMAPVQMSKVFFTNSGSEANDTILKMIWYRSNALGKPEKKKVISRLRGYHGVTIASASMTGLPNNHRSFDLPIEGVLHTTCPHYWKEGRDGESEEAFATRCAEDLDAMIQSEGPDTIAAFIAEPIMGAGGVVVPPATYWQKIQGVLAKYDILLIADEVICGFGRTGKMFGSNTYDIKPDIMTMSKQLTSSYFPFSAFMMNERVYEPIADEGNRIGILGHGYTASAHPVGAAVALENLKIIEERDLVGNAAERGAELQAGLARFADHPLVGETRGVGLIAALELVAPEGAGDARAPGALGLHMNRIFHKNGLISRNVMDAMAFCPPLIITQQQVSDMVDIVEKSLETFASEVA; via the coding sequence ATGGAAATGCGCCCCAATTCGATAGAAGCCCGTGATGTTGCCTATCATCTGCATGGCTACACCAACCCCAGGGCACATGAAGAGCAGGGTCCGATGGTGATCGAGCGTGGCGAGGGGGTCTATGTCTTTGACAATCAGGGCAAGCGCTACATCGAAGGGATGGCCGGTCTGTGGAGCGTCGCGGTGGGGTTCAACGAAAGCCGCCTTGTGGACGCCGCGCAGAACCAGATGCGCGCGCTGCCCTATTACCATAGCTTTTCGCATAAATCGCACGGACCCGCGATTGATCTGGCGGAGCGGTTGATCGACATGGCACCGGTGCAGATGAGCAAGGTGTTTTTCACCAACTCGGGGTCCGAAGCGAATGACACGATCCTCAAGATGATCTGGTATCGCTCGAACGCGCTTGGCAAACCTGAGAAGAAGAAGGTGATTTCACGCCTGCGCGGCTATCATGGCGTGACCATTGCATCGGCGTCCATGACCGGGTTGCCGAACAATCACCGCTCGTTCGATCTGCCGATTGAGGGCGTGTTGCACACCACATGCCCGCATTACTGGAAGGAGGGGCGGGACGGCGAAAGTGAAGAGGCATTCGCGACCCGCTGTGCTGAGGATCTGGACGCGATGATCCAGTCCGAGGGGCCCGACACAATCGCCGCCTTCATTGCCGAACCGATCATGGGGGCAGGGGGCGTCGTGGTGCCACCGGCGACCTATTGGCAAAAGATACAGGGGGTTCTGGCGAAATATGACATCCTGCTGATCGCGGATGAGGTGATTTGTGGCTTTGGTCGCACCGGCAAGATGTTCGGATCAAACACCTATGACATCAAACCGGACATCATGACCATGTCCAAGCAACTGACCTCGTCCTATTTCCCGTTCTCGGCCTTCATGATGAATGAGCGGGTCTATGAGCCCATCGCGGATGAGGGTAACCGCATCGGTATTCTCGGCCATGGCTATACCGCGAGCGCGCATCCGGTGGGCGCGGCGGTTGCGCTGGAAAACCTCAAGATCATCGAAGAGCGTGACCTCGTCGGCAATGCAGCCGAACGTGGCGCGGAATTGCAGGCGGGACTGGCGCGCTTCGCCGATCATCCGTTGGTGGGTGAAACCCGCGGTGTTGGCCTGATCGCAGCGCTTGAGCTTGTCGCGCCCGAGGGGGCGGGCGATGCGCGTGCGCCGGGGGCGCTTGGACTGCATATGAACCGGATTTTCCACAAGAACGGGTTGATTTCGCGCAATGTGATGGATGCAATGGCATTTTGCCCGCCGCTGATCATCACGCAGCAACAGGTTTCCGACATGGTGGATATCGTTGAGAAAAGCCTTGAAACCTTCGCATCGGAGGTGGCGTGA
- a CDS encoding SDR family NAD(P)-dependent oxidoreductase — MSRFEPTTKPIVAVTGASRGIGHAIVKKFYEDGWDVLTLARTPFSQVCPWAEGIVHHIETDLSDEASVRAAALNLRDRLGGRGLDALVNNAGISPKDAAGGRLLATQTEIEVFRRVEMVNLIAPLILVRELLDPLMQAGGSVVNVSSIAATQVHPFAGAAYAISKAGLSALTRELAHELAAKGVRVNAVSPGEIETSILSPGTSEVVSRDVPMKRLGHPGEVADVVAFLCSKASSYVNGAEIPINGGQHLA, encoded by the coding sequence ATGAGCCGCTTTGAGCCGACAACAAAACCGATCGTTGCCGTCACCGGGGCCAGTCGTGGCATCGGGCACGCCATCGTCAAGAAGTTCTACGAGGATGGCTGGGACGTGCTGACGCTGGCGCGCACCCCCTTCAGCCAGGTGTGCCCATGGGCGGAAGGCATCGTGCATCACATCGAGACGGACCTGTCGGATGAAGCCTCTGTGCGGGCGGCGGCGCTGAACCTTCGCGACCGCCTCGGGGGCCGTGGGCTGGATGCGCTGGTGAACAACGCCGGAATCTCGCCCAAGGATGCGGCCGGCGGGCGTCTGCTGGCCACGCAAACCGAGATCGAGGTCTTTCGCAGAGTGGAGATGGTCAATCTGATCGCGCCGCTCATTCTGGTGCGCGAACTCCTTGACCCGTTGATGCAGGCGGGTGGGTCGGTCGTGAATGTCTCCTCCATCGCCGCCACGCAAGTGCACCCGTTTGCGGGCGCGGCCTATGCGATTTCCAAGGCCGGGCTGTCCGCGCTTACGCGCGAACTGGCGCATGAATTGGCCGCCAAGGGCGTGCGCGTCAATGCCGTCTCGCCCGGAGAGATCGAAACCTCGATCCTGTCACCGGGCACCAGCGAAGTCGTCAGCCGGGATGTGCCGATGAAACGGCTCGGTCATCCCGGAGAGGTTGCGGATGTGGTGGCTTTCCTGTGCTCAAAGGCATCATCCTACGTGAACGGCGCTGAAATCCCGATCAACGGCGGGCAGCATCTGGCGTGA
- a CDS encoding GNAT family N-acetyltransferase — MSDSKVRIQTVGPADVPDLMAALQALARNLDDPFKVTPEDVSKALFGPDSFTMALLARQGGKVFGAVFAAPLFTTLGGGAVLYVSDLWVDASVRKQSLGRRLLAAAAAEGASRWQTSGIRLTVYSDNAPARAFYAKLGFVVNEKDLTAFLSGTRVAALQARAQ; from the coding sequence ATGTCTGATTCCAAGGTGCGCATCCAAACGGTGGGTCCTGCTGATGTGCCGGATTTGATGGCGGCTTTGCAGGCACTGGCGCGCAATCTGGATGATCCCTTCAAGGTCACACCAGAGGATGTATCCAAGGCGCTTTTCGGCCCCGACAGCTTCACCATGGCCTTGCTGGCCCGGCAGGGCGGTAAAGTCTTTGGCGCGGTTTTTGCAGCCCCCTTGTTCACGACGCTGGGCGGCGGTGCCGTGCTATATGTGTCGGACCTTTGGGTCGATGCCTCGGTGCGCAAACAGTCGCTTGGAAGACGTTTGCTGGCCGCTGCCGCCGCCGAAGGGGCCAGCCGGTGGCAGACTTCGGGGATCAGGTTGACGGTCTATTCGGACAATGCGCCCGCACGCGCCTTTTACGCGAAGCTTGGCTTCGTCGTGAACGAAAAGGACCTCACTGCGTTTCTGTCGGGTACGCGCGTTGCCGCATTGCAGGCGCGCGCGCAATAA
- a CDS encoding glycosyltransferase family 4 protein, whose amino-acid sequence MTRAVFAIPGDKDRRTGGFLYEATVLRVLNDMGFETAHLQLPDGFPDPSARDMQCALAALRDVPADVPIILDGLVFGAIDPQGLAQVQAPIIAMIHHPLGTETGLSPARAAFLRANEAAALAHTAQVIVPSPHTAQVLTQEFGADPETITVALPGFDRPTRSSAPVDPPLILSVGLLAERKGHDVLLDALSRIRDLDWSAAIVGQAHDPLVADKLRDQCRDLDLCARVRFAGELGEAALRQHFEAASIFALATRYEGYGMVLSEAMLFDLPVVSCHVGAVPETVGGAGLLTPPDDPSAFAAALRRILECPETAAQFSALSKTRANALPTWQDTATIFKTVVQKASP is encoded by the coding sequence ATGACACGGGCGGTCTTTGCAATTCCGGGCGACAAGGATCGCAGAACCGGCGGCTTTCTCTATGAGGCCACGGTGTTGCGTGTGCTCAACGATATGGGGTTTGAGACCGCGCATCTGCAACTTCCGGATGGGTTTCCCGATCCATCCGCCCGCGACATGCAATGCGCACTCGCAGCCCTGCGTGATGTGCCCGCAGATGTGCCGATCATTCTGGATGGTCTGGTGTTCGGGGCCATTGACCCTCAGGGGCTGGCGCAGGTGCAAGCACCGATCATCGCGATGATCCACCATCCCCTCGGCACTGAAACCGGCCTGTCACCAGCGCGCGCGGCCTTCTTGCGCGCCAATGAGGCGGCGGCGCTTGCGCATACGGCGCAGGTGATCGTCCCGAGCCCGCACACCGCGCAGGTGCTGACACAGGAGTTTGGTGCCGACCCCGAAACGATCACCGTCGCGCTGCCCGGATTTGACCGCCCCACGAGGAGCAGCGCCCCGGTTGACCCCCCGTTGATCCTCTCTGTCGGCCTTCTGGCAGAGCGCAAGGGGCATGACGTGCTGCTCGATGCGCTGTCGAGGATCAGGGATCTGGACTGGAGCGCGGCAATCGTGGGGCAGGCGCATGATCCGCTGGTTGCCGACAAGCTGCGTGATCAGTGCCGTGACCTTGATCTGTGCGCGCGTGTCCGTTTCGCCGGAGAACTGGGCGAAGCAGCGCTGCGCCAGCATTTCGAGGCGGCGTCGATCTTTGCCCTTGCCACCCGCTACGAGGGCTACGGCATGGTGTTGAGCGAGGCGATGCTCTTTGACCTGCCGGTCGTGTCCTGCCATGTCGGGGCCGTGCCGGAAACCGTTGGCGGCGCAGGTTTGCTGACACCGCCCGATGACCCGAGCGCCTTTGCGGCTGCGTTGCGGCGCATTCTTGAGTGCCCGGAAACCGCGGCGCAATTCAGCGCTTTGTCCAAAACCCGCGCCAACGCCCTGCCCACGTGGCAGGACACGGCGACAATATTTAAAACCGTTGTCCAAAAAGCGTCCCCCTAG